Proteins from a single region of Lasioglossum baleicum chromosome 1, iyLasBale1, whole genome shotgun sequence:
- the Raskol gene encoding ras GTPase-activating protein raskol isoform X5, which translates to MHNASTEGASPGGRRLSRSFHSCLRGADHDDLESGESKRKSLPRDSRYDSQRARDTSYEKACRRGSAPATPVLGARPLDVTPNRIVNFFSKRSFRSNPLKRTKSVTKLERQKQRGAGLRGCRSHESLLCGQAVTSMDLAAVTPLHPSLLGRPHCFQVTPSTGGPKYFSCRTAHERDQWLHSLRKSVQPDAEQTRRTDNSLQIWLLEAKGVAAKKRYFCEVCLDSTLYARTTAKLKADLCFWGEHFDFHHLPSVNTIQVNLYREADRKKKRDKNVLIGSVSIPVHNVTSRYLTEKWYPVVGDKGPLKEPPTLRVKCRFQSVDILPVQVYQEFLEYLKSDYKSLCEKLEPVIAVKAKEDIATALVAVMQREKKAPQFLADLVMMDIHRIDDERLTFRGNSLATKAMEAYLKLTGDRYLQETLGAVVRGAVEGGDCEVDPLKVASVAALHKQQQNLRTAVDLAWGRILASHAHFPLELRECFRIFRERLADMGREDIADNLISANIFLRFLCPAILSPSLFNITHEYPNEKAARNLTLVAKTLQTLANFTRFQGKENFMEFMNDLLEREAPSMKNFLQLISSPLPKDAPANNSLEFDGYIDLGKQLSLLHALLRESLVSISSSSSSLPPSRLPEILERISLALDQPGPSPVPTSHRYPNLQNNIFRYNDPTIANSNTNLSVSATSTLSNHSTLNGTIRDSNEVLQSNTLGHNSSRSPNVARAATLPRNAYMPANGKLQLQITTDDYPLEPPAFVSRSPTPIVRQHRGIGTNRATTGYRLTASASLANVNHCQTHPTSPTRSESHSNLKDSNYNITTSQNNQPNICTIVSQQQQNHRHNMARLQNLDIHDREDNYNHNNYNVSRSASRNHCNKEENANQTQHQNYNNVSKTTVNANVVVNPSSNLTLSINHQPNNNYNNSKTNNTTANGNLDELSDLLRYADDEVSESKSQKGSQISISQLSNVASSGYQSFAAYSQSSSPVDLSSNNANAHILSAAPLAFANPVYHMEPNHGRSGRRGSTSSEERDGIGGGVEGVRGVDLSPSPPPQNNVRNLQRNNQNQWRQNNQTHRNNSEQNQNVCTKLRRRLSLDSTRDLSDTSEEESCTTRRSKSRSHRSIDQYEVEIERLQSSVDRLRARLGATEDTDIDGVAPDTKMKSIISRNGAILLATTVSHKRPHRTTSNKGRLISTVYRLISVEEELRREQQKMSAALSYKQRVIDAQEQQIAALDAANSRLMTSNTRLLSALSTLKQRYNAKTQPSSEAAALLQNIADIGELKSSSC; encoded by the exons aatttCTTCTCGAAGAGGTCGTTCCGCTCGAACCCGCTGAAGAGGACGAAGAGCGTGACGAAGCTCGAGCGACAGAAGCAACGTGGCGCCGGTCTTCGGGGTTGCCGTTCACACGAGTCCCTCCTCTGCGGACAGGCGGTGACCTCGATGGACCTCGCGGCCGTGACACCGCTGCATCCAAGCCTGCTTGGCAGACCTCACTGCTTCCAGGTCACACCCAGCACCGGTGGGCCCAAGTATTTTAGTTGCAGGACCGCTCACGAACGGGACCAGTGGTTACACAG TTTAAGGAAATCCGTTCAACCGGACGCGGAGCAGACAAGACGCACGGACAATTCTCTGCAGATCTGGCTGCTCGAGGCGAAAGGTGTGGCGGCGAAGAAGCGATATTTTTGCGAGGTCTGTCTAGACAGCACCCTGTACGCGAGAACCACGGCGAAATTGAAGGCCGACCTTTGCTTCTGGGGCGAACACTTTGACTTTCATCATTTGCCTTCTGTCAACACTATACAAGTTAACTTGTACAGGGAGGCTGAccggaagaagaagagagacaaAAATGTCCTGATCG GTTCCGTGAGCATACCCGTGCACAACGTGACGTCGCGTTATTTAACAGAAAAGTGGTACCCGGTGGTCGGGGACAAGGGTCCTTTAAAGGAACCACCGACGCTTAGGGTGAAATGCCGCTTCCAATCCGTGGACATACTACCCGTGCAGGtataccaggaattcctggaatacctgaaatCGGACTACAAGTCACTCTGCGAGAAATTAGAGCCGGTGATCGCCGTGAAAGCGAAAGAGGACATCGCCACCGCGTTGGTGGCTGTCATGCAACGAGAAAAGAAAGCGCCACAGTTTCTTGCCGACTTGGTTATGATGGATATACACAGAATAG ACGACGAGAGGCTCACCTTTCGAGGAAATTCCTTAGCCACGAAGGCGATGGAGGCCTATCTGAAGTTGACGGGCGACAGGTACCTGCAGGAGACCTTGGGAGCCGTGGTCAGGGGCGCAGTAGAGGGTGGCGACTGCGAGGTGGACCCGCTGAAGGTTGCTTCAGTGGCGGCCCTGCACAAACAACAGCAGAATTTGCGGACTGCGGTGGATTTGGCTTGGGGCAGGATACTGGCTAGCCACGCACACTTCCCGCTCGAATTGCGCGAATGCTTCCGTATATTCCGCGAACGGTTGGCCGACATGGGCCGCGAGGACATCGCAGACAACCTAATCTCCGCGAACATATTTCTTAGATTCCTGTGCCCAGCTATTCTCAGCCCGTCTCTCTTCAACATCACCCACG AATACCCGAACGAAAAGGCAGCGAGGAATCTCACCCTGGTGGCCAAGACTCTCCAAACGCTCGCGAACTTCACGAGATTCCAAGGGAAAGAGAATTTTATGGAATTTATGAACGACCTGCTAGAGCGGGAAGCTCCCTCTATGAAAAACTTCCTCCAGCTGATCAGC AGCCCTCTGCCAAAGGACGCGCCAGCCAACAACTCTCTCGAATTCGACGGCTACATTGATCTGGGCAAGCAGTTATCCTTGTTACACGCGCTGCTGCGGGAGAGTTTAGTCTCAATATCATCTTCCTCGTCATCACTGCCCCCGTCCAGGCTGCCGGAGATCCTTGAAAGGATTTCTCTGGCGCTGGATCAACCGGGTCCAAGTCCAGTGCCAACATCGCATCGCTACCCGAACCTGCAGAACAACATTTTCCGCTACAACGATCCCACGATTGCGAACAGTAACACGAATCTCTCAGTCTCGGCAACCTCGACGTTGAGCAATCACAGCACTTTGAACGGGACGATCAGGGACAGCAACGAGGTGTTGCAGTCGAACACGTTAGGCCACAACAGTTCTCGCAGCCCTAACGTCGCCAGAGCTGCCACTCTTCCTCGGAACGCTTACATGCCGGCCAACGGGAAGCTTCAGCTGCAGATCACCACGGACGATTATCCTCTAGAACCACCAGCCTTTGTGTCTCGTTCACCAACGCCGATCGTCAGACAGCACCGAGGAATTGGGACCAACAGGGCCACCACGGGATACAGACTGACTGCCAGCGCTAGTTTGGCAAACGTGAACCACTGCCAGACGCATCCCACCAGCCCCACAAGATCCGAAAGCCACAGCAACCTGAAAGATTCGAACTACAACATCACCACGTCACAGAACAACCAGCCGAACATCTGTACCATCGTCTCCCAGCAACAACAGAACCACAGACACAACATGGCCAGACTGCAAAACCTGGACATCCACGACAGAGAGGACAACTACAATCACAACAACTACAACGTCTCCAGATCAGCGAGCAGAAACCACTGCAACAAAGAAGAGAACGCTAACCAGACCCAGCATCAGAACTACAATAACGTCTCGAAGACCACGGTGAACGCCAACGTAGTGGTGAACCCGTCATCCAATCTGACGCTGTCTATCAACCATCAAccgaataataattataacaacAGCAAGACCAACAACACGACTGCCAATGGGAACCTGGACGAGCTGTCCGATCTGTTAAGGTACGCCGACGACGAGGTCTCCGAGTCGAAGTCGCAGAAAGGCTCTCAGATCTCCATTTCCCAGTTGAGCAACGTTGCTTCCTCAGGATACCAGAGTTTCGCTGCTTATAGTCAGAGCTCCAGCCCAGTGGATCTCAGCAGCAATAACGCAAATGCCCATATACTCAGCGCCGCCCCGTTGGCTTTTGCTAATCCCGTTTATCACATGGAACCGAACCATGGAAGAAGCGGTAGGAGAGGGAGTACTAGTTCTGAAGAAAGGGATGGAATCGGCGGAGGGGTTGAAGGGGTACGAGGCGTTGACCTTAGCCCTTCTCCACCGCCGCAGAACAACGTCAGGAATTTGCAGAGGAATAATCAGAACCAGTGGAGGCAGAATAACCAGACACATCGGAATAACTCGGAGCAGAATCAAAACGTCTGCACGAAGCTCAGGAGGAGGCTGTCGTTGGATTCCACGAGAGACTTGTCCGATACTAGCGAAGAGGAGAGCTGCACCACTAGGAGGAGCAAGTCGCGTAGTCACCGTAGCATCGATCAG TACGAAGTTGAAATCGAGAGGCTGCAGAGTAGCGTAGATCGACTGAGGGCCCGGTTAGGCGCAACCGAGGATACCGATATAGACGGCGTTGCACCGGATACCAAGATGAAGAGCATCATTTCCAG GAACGGTGCAATTTTATTGGCCACTACAGTATCTCACAAGAGGCCTCATCGAACAACGTCGAACAAAGGAAGATTAATATCAACGGTGTATCG GTTAATCTCCGTGGAGGAGGAGCTGCGTCGCGAGCAACAGAAGATGTCGGCCGCGTTGTCGTACAAGCAGCGCGTGATCGACGCGCAGGAACAGCAAATAGCCGCCCTGGACGCCGCGAATTCGCGTCTGATGACTTCAAATACAAGACTGTTGTCCGCATTGAGCACCCTGAAGCAACGGTACAACGCGAAGACCCAGCCGAGCAGTGAGGCAGCCGCGTTGCTGCAGAACATCGCCGACATCGGCGAGCTGAAGAGCTCGTCCTGTTGA